The following DNA comes from Musa acuminata AAA Group cultivar baxijiao chromosome BXJ1-4, Cavendish_Baxijiao_AAA, whole genome shotgun sequence.
GGTGAGGAAATTTGATGAACCACAGAAGTACAAGCCCTTTGTAAGCAGGTGTATTGCGCAGGGGGATCTCGGGGTTGGGAGGTTGAGGGAGGTGAATGTAAAGTCCGGGCTCCCTGCCACCACCAGTACTGAAAGGTTGGAGCATCTCGACGACACTGAGCACATTCTCAGCTTTAAGATCGTCGGAGGGGACCACAGGCTTAAGGTCTGTCGATATTCTCACTGTCGTTCATCCCTGGTTCCTTGCTGACTGCATCTTGTTACATTCTGTTCTTGTTATGGCAACCTCTATTCTGCTAAAAATAAGAGCGTCCTCTGATTAAAACACATCATGATCATTAATTTGCAGCCAGATTTGAGCTTAATCGAGAGAATTTTATGTAGCTTGTCGATGATGTAGCTATGAAACATCTGTTTGCTTCTCGATGAGCACCATGGGAAAGTATCACGACTTTCATGCATCTGGATAAGCTTTTGTGCTCGATGATATATAATATCATGACTTTGCTTAATTCTTGCAATGATGGATTAGCATAGAGTTGTCTTTCTGAGGAGCATGTATTTTCAGGAAAAGTTGCTGTTCCCAAATGAGGAAGCACGGATCTTTGCTGACCTTTTGACTCAGTCAGGGAAGGGGCATGTGATCTTAGACTGCTgaattattaatatatttattttgatgtatgccccATATGAGCTTAATTTCTTCCTTAGTTTTGACTTTGGTGCTAACATTGTCATGTAGTGAAGATCTTTTGGCTGTATTTTTGCTTAAAGAACATATAGCAAAGACTTAAATGGCAACTTCAGTATCACCGCCTAAGCTTTATGATTCGTTTGCACTTCATCCATCTACATGTTTGGTAGGTAAGAATGTGTCTTAGCTATCAACTCTGTGACGTTGCTTCGGATGAGTATTATTACCGGGTAGAGATCGGTTCCTTTGAGCTACTACAGAAATTGCTTAATGATAAAAACCATTCTTATTTCTTGAATTGTTAGTTTGCGGTTGATGTTTCAGACTCTTGATCATCTATCTTCTTTTGTTTGATCTGGCGGTTCCGCCGGAAATGTGGAATAAACATTGAATTATACATACAAAATTCATGAATTGCTGTTGACCATCAGCTGCCTTGTATTTTTTGTGGCTATGCAGAACTATTCATCCATCGTAACAGCCCATCCTGAGACCATCGAGGGGAAACCTGGGACGCTGGTGATCGAATCGTTCGTAGTGGATGTGCCTGATGGGAACACCAAGGATGAGACTTGCTACTTTGTGGAGGCCTTGATCAAATGCAACCTCAAGTCACTGGCAGAAATATCTGAGCGCCTGGCTCTTCAAGACTACACAGAGCCAGTTGACCTCTGAATTGTCTGGTGGAGGTAATGGAGGTAGTCACAAGTCATGGTTTAGGCCCTGACGTTATGAAAGCTTTGCAAAAGTCTGGTTGTTTCTTATTTCTTCCCCTTCGGTTATGCATTAGTATATGTATGGTTTTAAGTGATGAAGGCAAAGCTTCAGGGCTATATCAAAGTAGAAATATAGTTCCTAGGATCGAGCGAATTCAACTCTTTTCTTGAGTTACCTGAGTGCTATATTGGGTCATTGTAAATATTCGACAtctttctttctatatatatctatctatctagatAGATCGGAGACTTTTAAGTTGGCTGCATCATATTTTTGTCTAGTGCTTGATTCTGTAGGTAGATAATCTCTTTCTATCTTCCTCTGAGGTATTCTAACAAGTAGTTTGAAGTTCTTTAATATAGGTGGGACGGCACATTTGTCAGCTTGGCATTGCTGGTAGACCAAAAGGCCACTGTTATCCACCAGCCAGTCTACAGTGGCACGCATAATGCATGCTACATGTGACAAATCTGATGGGGACTCCTTCCTACTCCAATTTATATGGCTGGGAAAGACCATCACATGTCCTTTTTAAAGTCATCCTGACACACTGTGGAATCAATAAAAGCAGTTATGGTGCCTTTCAAGAAACTTCTCCATGTTTTGCATGAGCCTCTTGTGGGGGAGGCAATGAGGTCTCAGCACAAGAAATTTCAAGCTGTCTGCATGAAAGTCAAGCAGTGGTTTTGAACTTGGCAATCAAGTATTGGATAGGCCAGTAAACCAATCATATCCTGCCATGCCCCCTACATTGTGTTGTTGATGGTTTGGATTCTTGCCTTTGCCTAGGAAACACTCCATGAGATTGTTGATGCACCAAAGGCCATCAGTCACCCAGACATGGACAGGAGCCTTGGATAAGGTTTACTCCAAACTCTGCTTGTGGAGCAACACCCAGTATATTCATACAAGGTTACTGGAAATTTTTGTAACCTTCCTTTCATGTGACCTCCACCTTCTCTCAATTTAGGGGTTTGTGATTTGCCAAAGAATTCCACAAGTTTGGGACTTTTACCTTTCTCCTTATTCCAAAATCTCTAACATGCTCACTCCTTTGTACACTTCTTTCAATCTCCTGGTCTGCTTTTTTGTATCACACCTTTCAATCTCTCAGTGTATAGCTTCTACTGGGGCTCAAAATGAACAAAGCTTTGCACCTGAGTTGTATTAGTCAGTAAGATTGACAAAGCTTAAAATGGATCGTAAGTTTCATGTATGATCCTCGAATTTGGCAGATGATGAGTAGATAGATGCAGAGGGACTGCTTGCTGTGGTTGTCTGTGGAAACAAATGAGTGCTGAACTCCATTAGTTCATCAGAGTGTCAACTTTAtcttggttgttgttgttgtttgatgTAGAAAATTTATGTCTTTAGTACTCTTTACTATAAactgtttaaaaatatttttttaatatttttttatttttcttgagtcAATAAAGTTTTTAATGGATAGTGTGTCTCTGACTttaactatatataaatatatacatatatacatgtaattttcaagtttaattatttatattaaaaccAATTTTAAGGGGATAAATactaaaatcaataattatttacATAAATTTTCCAAATCACAATTGCTAGTCTATTTAAAGAAATATACGCATCAATAAATCATCATaagaagggtg
Coding sequences within:
- the LOC135671849 gene encoding abscisic acid receptor PYL3-like translates to MIEGDWGASSIWVRHGALNPSSMVEITGTGVAAGRGARPWRLADEMHPPGVGCRAVAAEHVRAFHRHEPEENQCSSAVVRHIRAPVHLVWSLVRKFDEPQKYKPFVSRCIAQGDLGVGRLREVNVKSGLPATTSTERLEHLDDTEHILSFKIVGGDHRLKNYSSIVTAHPETIEGKPGTLVIESFVVDVPDGNTKDETCYFVEALIKCNLKSLAEISERLALQDYTEPVDL